A genomic stretch from Oleomonas cavernae includes:
- a CDS encoding acetyl-CoA acetyltransferase gives MASGIRDKVAIVGMGCTTFGEHWDKGPEDLMVEAFQEAVADAGIERGQIQAAWLGSALDDVNVGNSALPLAFALRLPTIPVTRVENMCATGTEALRAAVYAVAAGACDVALALGVEKLKDTGYGGLPLRTKGLANDLWMPYGSAPGSFAQLAGAYAQRHGVAATDLKRAMAHVSWKSHQNGALNAKAHLRKAISMETILGAPLIADPLGLFDCCGVSDGAACAIVTTPDIARGLGKRDLVTVKAIQLSASNGWESQYREWDGAYVRNTREAAGRAYAEAGIADPRAALSLTEVHDCFSITELVTMEDLGLSDDGRALFDVLDGKYDRGGAVPCQVDGGLKCFGHPVGATGLRMAYEVYSQLLGRAGERQGTQVDFGLTHNLGGAPFNSVAAVSILGRLN, from the coding sequence ATGGCAAGCGGCATCCGCGACAAGGTCGCGATCGTCGGCATGGGCTGCACGACCTTCGGCGAGCATTGGGACAAGGGGCCTGAGGACCTGATGGTCGAGGCCTTCCAGGAGGCCGTGGCCGATGCCGGCATCGAGCGCGGCCAGATCCAGGCCGCCTGGCTGGGCAGCGCGCTGGACGACGTCAACGTCGGCAACTCCGCCCTGCCGCTGGCCTTCGCCCTGCGCCTGCCAACCATTCCGGTGACCCGGGTCGAGAACATGTGCGCGACCGGGACCGAGGCCTTGCGCGCCGCCGTCTATGCCGTGGCGGCCGGGGCCTGCGACGTCGCCCTGGCGCTGGGGGTCGAGAAGCTGAAAGACACCGGCTATGGCGGCCTGCCCCTGCGCACCAAGGGCCTGGCCAACGACCTGTGGATGCCCTACGGCTCGGCGCCGGGTTCCTTCGCGCAACTGGCCGGGGCCTATGCCCAGCGCCACGGCGTGGCCGCCACGGATCTCAAGCGGGCCATGGCCCATGTCTCGTGGAAGAGCCACCAGAACGGGGCCCTGAACGCCAAGGCCCACCTGCGCAAGGCGATCTCGATGGAGACGATCCTGGGCGCCCCCCTGATCGCCGATCCGCTGGGCCTGTTCGACTGCTGCGGCGTCTCGGACGGGGCGGCCTGTGCCATCGTCACCACGCCGGACATCGCCCGCGGCCTGGGCAAGCGCGACCTGGTTACCGTCAAGGCGATCCAGCTTTCCGCCAGCAACGGCTGGGAAAGCCAGTATCGCGAGTGGGACGGCGCCTATGTCCGCAACACCCGCGAGGCGGCCGGGCGCGCCTATGCCGAGGCCGGTATCGCCGATCCCCGCGCGGCGCTGAGCCTGACCGAGGTGCACGACTGCTTCTCGATCACCGAACTGGTGACCATGGAAGACCTCGGCCTGTCGGACGACGGCCGCGCCCTGTTCGACGTGCTGGACGGCAAATACGACCGGGGCGGCGCCGTGCCCTGCCAGGTCGACGGCGGCTTGAAATGCTTCGGCCACCCGGTGGGGGCGACCGGCCTGCGCATGGCCTACGAGGTCTACAGCCAGTTGCTGGGCCGCGCGGGCGAGCGCCAGGGGACCCAGGTCGATTTCGGCCTGACCCACAACCTGGGCGGCGCCCCGTTCAACAGCGTCGCCGCCGTCTCGATCCTCGGCCGGCTGAATTAA
- a CDS encoding hydroxymethylglutaryl-CoA synthase family protein: protein MTQRSIKGVGAYLPQLRLDRRAAAKALRWSGLGGGKPGRRAVAGWDEDSLTLGVEAARLAVAPGAEIGTVVMATTSSPFYERSQAGILVDALHLPSRIRTLDVGGSRRSGTSALLAALLDGAGADTLIAAGERRPTRPGNALQLAWGDGGAAVHVGTGEGARLLGWASLAHDLVDVYASRDNPTPYQSEERFIRDTAVAEILVPTIRAALADAGVAAAEIATAIVPEAVDGIYKAVAAATGLKAPNAAELVAAKGGDLGAAHPLFGLCLALGTAAVGDKLLLAGFGGGCDALVLEVTGPVYGAAAAQQAVSHGAVLEDYIRFLSLTGSLDLDWGPRSELEQKTSASVLERYGRDMAGFIGGRDAAGNTQFPKSRIPVAPGVEQTAPMEDVRLADEVGRIVSITADRLNFSPDPPFHFGLVQFAQGARLLMEFTDIGASPAVGDSVVMRFRVKSIDRRRGFRTYFWKAAPLARARLED from the coding sequence ATGACGCAGAGAAGCATCAAGGGCGTCGGGGCTTATTTGCCTCAACTGAGGCTGGATCGACGGGCCGCGGCCAAGGCGCTGCGCTGGTCGGGCCTGGGCGGGGGCAAGCCGGGGCGGCGCGCCGTCGCCGGCTGGGACGAGGATTCATTGACCCTGGGCGTCGAGGCGGCACGACTGGCCGTGGCGCCCGGGGCCGAGATCGGGACGGTGGTGATGGCTACCACTTCCTCGCCCTTTTACGAACGCTCCCAGGCCGGCATCCTGGTCGATGCCCTGCACCTGCCCTCGCGGATCCGCACGCTCGACGTCGGCGGTTCGCGGCGCAGCGGCACCTCGGCCCTGCTGGCGGCCCTGCTGGACGGCGCCGGCGCCGACACGCTGATCGCGGCGGGCGAGCGCCGCCCCACCAGGCCGGGCAATGCCCTGCAACTGGCCTGGGGCGATGGCGGCGCCGCGGTCCATGTCGGCACCGGCGAGGGCGCCCGGTTGCTGGGCTGGGCCTCGCTGGCCCACGATCTGGTCGACGTCTATGCCTCGCGCGACAATCCGACACCCTATCAGTCGGAAGAACGCTTCATCCGCGATACCGCGGTGGCGGAGATCCTGGTCCCCACCATCCGCGCCGCCCTGGCCGATGCCGGGGTGGCGGCGGCCGAGATCGCCACGGCGATCGTGCCCGAGGCGGTCGACGGCATCTACAAGGCGGTGGCCGCGGCCACCGGCCTGAAGGCCCCCAACGCAGCCGAACTGGTGGCAGCCAAGGGGGGCGACCTGGGCGCCGCCCACCCGCTGTTCGGCCTATGCTTGGCCCTGGGCACGGCGGCGGTCGGCGACAAACTCCTCTTGGCCGGCTTCGGCGGTGGCTGCGACGCCCTGGTGCTGGAAGTGACCGGCCCGGTCTACGGTGCCGCCGCTGCGCAACAAGCCGTCAGCCACGGCGCCGTGCTGGAGGACTACATCCGCTTCCTCAGCCTGACCGGCTCGCTCGACCTCGATTGGGGCCCGCGCTCGGAACTGGAGCAGAAGACTTCCGCCTCGGTGCTGGAGCGTTACGGCCGCGACATGGCGGGCTTCATCGGCGGGCGCGATGCCGCCGGCAACACCCAGTTCCCCAAGAGCCGCATCCCCGTCGCCCCCGGCGTCGAGCAGACCGCCCCCATGGAAGATGTGCGCCTGGCCGACGAGGTCGGGCGCATCGTCTCGATCACCGCCGACCGGCTCAATTTCTCGCCCGACCCGCCGTTCCATTTCGGCCTGGTGCAATTCGCGCAAGGCGCCCGGCTGCTGATGGAATTCACCGACATCGGCGCCAGCCCGGCGGTGGGCGACAGCGTCGTCATGCGCTTCCGCGTCAAGTCGATCGACCGGCGCCGGGGCTTCCGCACCTATTTCTGGAAGGCCGCCCCGCTGGCGCGGGCCCGGCTGGAGGATTGA
- a CDS encoding MaoC family dehydratase gives MAGRYFEEFEVGQTFVHEVRRTVTDMDNILFSSLTYNPAAIHIDAEYAKGTEFGKPLMNSIFTLGLVVGLSIYDTTLGTTVGNLGWEEVKFPKPVFAGDTLRSESVVVGIRESKSRPTQGIVTFEHRGFNQRNEEVAYCRRVALMLRRPA, from the coding sequence ATGGCAGGGCGCTATTTCGAGGAATTCGAGGTCGGCCAGACCTTCGTGCACGAGGTGCGGCGCACCGTCACCGACATGGACAACATCCTGTTCTCGAGCCTCACCTACAACCCGGCGGCGATCCACATCGATGCCGAATATGCCAAGGGCACCGAGTTCGGCAAGCCGCTGATGAACAGCATCTTCACGCTGGGCCTGGTGGTCGGCCTGTCGATCTACGACACCACCCTGGGCACCACCGTGGGCAATCTGGGCTGGGAGGAAGTGAAGTTTCCCAAGCCGGTCTTCGCCGGCGACACCCTGCGCTCGGAATCGGTCGTGGTCGGCATCCGCGAGAGCAAGTCGCGGCCGACCCAGGGCATCGTCACCTTCGAGCATCGCGGCTTCAACCAGCGCAACGAAGAGGTGGCCTATTGCCGCCGGGTCGCGCTGATGCTGCGGAGGCCGGCATGA
- a CDS encoding HpcH/HpaI aldolase/citrate lyase family protein: protein MRLRSLLFVPGDSERKFAKAVTVGADGLILDLEDAVAPSRKADARWMVRDLLADQGARAWNFWVRINALDTGLTLDDLGAVVRPGLDGVMVPKANGAADIVRIGHYLDALEAQAGMAAGTVKLVVVSTETPRAMFNLGTYAPAPPRLAGLTWGAEDLGAAIGATANKEADGEWSFPYRVARSMCLFAAAAADVAPIDTLYADFRDMEGLAASCRISRRDGFTGRIAIHPDQVETINRCFTPAPGDVAHARAVVDAFAAAPDAGTIGIDGKMYDIPHLKQARRVLAAVNESQP, encoded by the coding sequence ATGAGGCTGCGCTCCCTCCTCTTCGTGCCGGGCGACAGCGAACGCAAGTTCGCCAAGGCGGTGACGGTGGGCGCGGACGGCCTGATCCTCGACCTCGAGGATGCCGTCGCGCCCAGCCGAAAAGCCGATGCCCGCTGGATGGTCCGCGACCTGCTGGCCGATCAGGGTGCGCGCGCCTGGAACTTCTGGGTGCGCATCAACGCGCTCGACACCGGCCTGACCCTGGACGACCTGGGGGCGGTGGTGCGCCCCGGCCTGGACGGCGTCATGGTGCCCAAGGCCAATGGCGCCGCCGATATCGTGCGGATCGGCCATTATCTCGATGCGCTGGAAGCGCAGGCGGGCATGGCGGCAGGCACAGTGAAGCTGGTCGTGGTCTCGACCGAGACGCCGCGCGCCATGTTCAACCTCGGCACCTATGCCCCGGCCCCTCCACGCCTGGCCGGCCTGACCTGGGGGGCGGAGGATCTGGGCGCCGCGATCGGCGCCACCGCCAACAAGGAAGCCGATGGGGAATGGAGCTTCCCCTACCGCGTCGCCCGTTCCATGTGCCTGTTCGCCGCCGCGGCGGCCGATGTCGCGCCCATCGATACGCTCTATGCCGATTTCCGCGATATGGAAGGCCTTGCCGCCAGTTGCCGGATCTCCCGGCGCGACGGTTTCACCGGCCGCATCGCCATCCACCCCGACCAGGTTGAGACGATCAACCGCTGCTTCACCCCGGCACCCGGCGATGTCGCTCATGCCAGGGCAGTGGTTGACGCCTTCGCGGCGGCACCCGACGCCGGCACCATCGGCATCGACGGCAAGATGTACGATATCCCCCACCTGAAACAGGCCCGCCGCGTCCTTGCCGCGGTCAACGAGAGCCAGCCCTGA